In Tistrella mobilis, the genomic window CAGATCGGTGACCAGAAAGGCCGCCGGATAGGTAAAGGCCCCCCAGGTCAGCCAGTCGTTGATCGGATACTGAACCAGTATGTTGGAGGCGACGACGGCAACGGTCATCGCCAGAATCGGCAGCCAGAGGCGGTGCAGCGCATGAACCATGGAAGGCGGTCTCTTTCCCAATGGGACGGCAGGCGGATCTTCGCGGCCGTCCGGACGGCGATACAGGCCGTCGGGTGGCGGGGCGGCACGTGACTGCGCCTCCCCGGATAGTCTGTTCGAACGCAGAAGGACCCGCAACCGTGTCCGGTGCGGGTCCTTCTGGATCTGGAGCGGCGGAACCCTCAAGGGGCTCCGGCATCACTCGGCGGCGGCAAACTCCGCAGCGCGAGCGGCACGCTTCTCGACGATCAGCTTCTTCAGCCGGCGGGCGTCGGGCGACAGCTCAACCTCGCGGGCACCGGCGAGGAAGGCATCGAGGCCACCGCGACGCTCGATCGAACGCAGGGTCGACACGGCGACCTTCAGGCGGACCAGACGGCCCAGCACGTCGGAATAGATGCCGGTGTCCTGGACGTTCGGGTTGAAGCGACGACGGGTCTTGTTGTGGGCATGGCTGACATTGTTGCCTGCCATGTAACGCTTACCGGTAAGCTCGCAACGACGGGCCATGTTTGGAAACCTTCAGCGGGCGGACGCTTGTTGAAACCTTCGGACGATGCGCCGCGCCGGCGTCGTCGATGGCGGCACCCGGGTCGGGCACCTTTCGGAGACCGTGTCTTTAGGCGAGCCGGCCCCGATCGTCAAGGAAAAATCAGCGATTTAGGCCGGGGGCCGGGAATCCGGCGGTGAAATCGCAAGCTCCCCGCGCAGACATACAAACCCCCGACGGTGCCGGATGCTGATCCGGCCCGCCGGGGGCAGAGCCAAGTGCGGACGACGCTCAAACGTCAGCGGATGGCGCCGGCCACCCAGGCGTTCTGCGGCTCGCCGTGGGCATCCTCGTCCTCAAGGTCGAGGTCGGCTTCCGCGGGGCCCGCCTGAGTATCGGCATAGCCCGCATAGGCGTCGGTCAGCAGACGGCGCCAGAACGCACGATAGCGCTCGCGTCCGGCCTGATCCAACGTCACCAGGGCATCGGTGCGCAGATGGACCACGGTACGGCCCTTGCCCGCCTTTTCGAAGACGAGACGGGTTCGGGCGCTTTCGACACCCTTCTGGCCGCAGGCGCCGATCAGTTCGATCGCCGCCGGCGCCCGGGCATCGCCGATCACGGCCCAGATCATCTGGGGCCGGCCGGGGCCGCGGTCGAGATAGAGCCAGCCGCCGGTTGCAGCTTCCAGGCGAACCCGCCCCTCGCCCTCACGCGGCCACCAGTTTTCCGCCTGTTCGACGAAAAGCAGATAGGCGCGCCGACGGGGCAGGTCGATCTCGACAGCCGCCTCGATCGCCATGGCTTCGACCGCACCGGGCAGATTGCCCTGTTCGGCTTCGGCCCCCACCGCGAACTGGGCAAGCCAGCCGGCGACGGTCGGCGTGAGGCGTTCGAGCGCCAGCCGGTTCCAGCGTTCGCGGCCGCGCCGTTCCACCGTGACCAGCCCTGCCTCGACCAGAAGGTCGAGATGCTTCATGACCGCGAAACGGGTCACGTCGAAGCAGGCGGCCAGATCGCCGGTGCGGCGGGGCTGCGCGTGAAGAAGTTCGATGATGCGCCTGCGGCTTGGGTCCGAGAGCGCTTTCCAGATGAGATCGTCGTCCATGAGCTCGATCGTGGGTCCGAGACCCGGCGGGAACAAGTGTCAATAAGGAGGCAGAGCTGCGGAGGTATCCGGGATCCGGACCATCGCGCATGACAGGCGCAGGCTGGGTGGAAATCCGTCGGGTATGGTTCCGGTGACCGGATCCTGCCCTCAGGCGCCACCGTCCTGCGCGCGCCGTGTTCGGTCGAGGCTGGTCTGGGCCAATACGATGCCGGCCAGAACCAGAACTCCACCGCCGAGCGTCGCGGGTGGCAGGCTCTCCTGGAAGAGAAGCCATCCCCACAGACTGGCGAACACCGCCTCCCCCATGAGAGAGATCGACACCGCCGTCGCCGGCAGGGCCTTCAGCGACCAGTTATAGGTGCTGTGACCAATTAGTTGGGGGATAAGCGCCATTCCCACAAGGGCCAGATATGTGGCTGTCCCGTGTCCCAGAAGAGGCAGGCCGGCTGCGAGCGTGACCGAAAGGAGAATCACGGCCGCGACACCATAGGCCAGCATCACGTAAGGCACGAGGTCGAGCCTGGCCCTGAGGGCACGTCCGCACAGCAGATAGGCCGCCATCGCCGCCCCGCCGACAAGCGCCAGGGCATTGCCCAGAAGCCCGTCGCCCGAAAGATCGGCCGAGGGCGTCGAGACGATGAGGGTGCCAATGACGGCGAGGCCCACCGCCATCCAGCCCCGCCGATCGAGCCGGTCGATGCCGAGCACGAGACCACCGAGTGCGGTCCAGATCGGCACCGTGTTGACCAGCAACACCGAATTGGCGATGGAGGTATAGGAGAGCGAGCTGATCCATGTCGCAAAATGCAGCGCCAGAAAGGCGCCCGACACCACTGCGATCAACAGGTGGCGCCGGCCGAGCCTGCGGATCGCACTGCGATGACGCATGCCCATCAGCGGCAGGATCAGCAGGCTGGCGATGGCAAGGCGGCCGGTGGCGATCACCAGGGCCGGCGCATCTGCCAGGCGCGCAAAGATCGCACCGGTCGACACCGCAAGCACGCCCATCCAGAGAGCGGCAGCGGCCATGCCGGGACGGGCCGGCACCATTCCGGTACCGGGCATCGCGGTCAAGAGGCCGACCGTTCGTCCGGGGCGTCCGCCTGGGGAGCCTCTGCCTGGGGGGCATCGGCTGCCGCGGATTCGGAGACCGGTGTTCCGGCAACCGGAGCGGCCGCAGCCTCCAGCGCCGCAATCCGCGTCTCAAGGGCCGCAATCCGCCCGGCCTGGCCTTCGGCGAGGGCCCGCAACGCATCCGCCTCTTCACGGGTCACGGCACCCATTTCGGCCAACATCCGTTCGACACGTGAGCGGACCAACTGGTCCATCTCCTGGCGCAGACCGGCAAAGCCGCTCATGGCGCCGCTGGCGACGCGGGCCATGTCGTCGAAGAAGGGGTTATTGCTCTGCATCGGCGATCTCCCGGGCGGCCGGTGGCCGG contains:
- a CDS encoding accessory factor UbiK family protein, which gives rise to MQSNNPFFDDMARVASGAMSGFAGLRQEMDQLVRSRVERMLAEMGAVTREEADALRALAEGQAGRIAALETRIAALEAAAAPVAGTPVSESAAADAPQAEAPQADAPDERSAS
- the rpmB gene encoding 50S ribosomal protein L28; its protein translation is MARRCELTGKRYMAGNNVSHAHNKTRRRFNPNVQDTGIYSDVLGRLVRLKVAVSTLRSIERRGGLDAFLAGAREVELSPDARRLKKLIVEKRAARAAEFAAAE
- a CDS encoding DMT family transporter, which codes for MPGTGMVPARPGMAAAALWMGVLAVSTGAIFARLADAPALVIATGRLAIASLLILPLMGMRHRSAIRRLGRRHLLIAVVSGAFLALHFATWISSLSYTSIANSVLLVNTVPIWTALGGLVLGIDRLDRRGWMAVGLAVIGTLIVSTPSADLSGDGLLGNALALVGGAAMAAYLLCGRALRARLDLVPYVMLAYGVAAVILLSVTLAAGLPLLGHGTATYLALVGMALIPQLIGHSTYNWSLKALPATAVSISLMGEAVFASLWGWLLFQESLPPATLGGGVLVLAGIVLAQTSLDRTRRAQDGGA
- a CDS encoding ArsR/SmtB family transcription factor, whose product is MDDDLIWKALSDPSRRRIIELLHAQPRRTGDLAACFDVTRFAVMKHLDLLVEAGLVTVERRGRERWNRLALERLTPTVAGWLAQFAVGAEAEQGNLPGAVEAMAIEAAVEIDLPRRRAYLLFVEQAENWWPREGEGRVRLEAATGGWLYLDRGPGRPQMIWAVIGDARAPAAIELIGACGQKGVESARTRLVFEKAGKGRTVVHLRTDALVTLDQAGRERYRAFWRRLLTDAYAGYADTQAGPAEADLDLEDEDAHGEPQNAWVAGAIR